The genomic interval CCTGCTTAGGTTTGCGCGAAGAAGAAATCCACTTCGAATATAAAGCCGAGCGCATTTTGTTTGGCCTTGGTTTCACCAAAGAAGACATGAGCAAAAGTCCGCATTCGTTTTCTGGCGGTTTTCAAATTCGCTTGAACCTTGCAAAACTTTTGGTCTCTGAACCAAATTTACTTTTGCTGGACGAACCTACCAACTACCTGGATATCGTTTCCATTCGTTGGATTGTTCCATTCCTCAGGTCTTGGGATGGAGAGCTGATCATCATTTCCCACGATCGAGAATTTTTGAATCAAGTGTGCACACACACAGCACTTATTCATCGGCAAAAAATAAGAAAAGTAAAAGGTGGAACGCAAAAACTTTTTGAGCTTATCGCCACCGAAGAAGAAACCTACGAAAAAACTAGAATCAATGAAGAAAAACAACGCAAGCATGCCGAAGCTTTTATCAATCGCTTTCGTGCGCAAGCTACAAAAGCTGCTTTGGTGCAATCGCGCATTAAAGAACTTGAAAAGATGAAGGAAAAAGAAAAGCTTACCGACGTCGCTTCGCTGAGCTTTGATTTTAGGCTTCTTCCGCTGAATTCAAAAAAAGCAATGGACATCAACAACATCAGTTTTGCATTTGAAAAAACGAATCCGCTTATTTCACATTTGGAACTCCAAATAAAAACTGGTGATCGCATTGCCGTCATTGGAAAAAACGGAAAAGGAAAATCAACTCTACTTTCTCTGATTGCTGGAGAATTGAAGCCGAATGTTGGCAGCATTCATCCCAACGCAAATTTGGAAATTGGTTATTTCGGCCAAACCAATATTGCGCGGCTTGATGAAACTCTCACCGTTGAAGGTGAGGTGGCTTCAAGCAATGCACAACTCAACCGAACACAAGTGCGCGGCATTTGCGGCATGATGATGTTCAGCGGCGTGCTTGCCGAGAAAAAAGTTTCGTCTCTTTCGGGTGGAGAAAAAAGCCGCGTGCTCTTAGGAAAAATTGTGGCAAAGCCCAGCAATTTTTTATTGCTTGATGAGCCGACAAACCATTTAGACATGGAGTCCATCGAAGCCCTCACCGAAAGCATTCATCGCTTTAAGGGAACGGTTGTGATTGTAACGCACAGTGAAGAAATGATTCGCCGACTTGCCACAAAACTTGTGGTGTTCGATCGCGACAAGGTGATTGTGTTTGACGGAACCTATGATGAATTTTTGGAAAAAATTGGTTGGGATGAAGGAGAAATTCCTGCCCAAAAGGAAAAGAAAATCGAAAGCGAAAAACCTCAAATAAAAAATAAAAAAGAATTAAGAAAACTTCGAGCACAAGAAGCCTTGAAAAAAAAGCAAGCAGCAGAACCAAGTGAATCAAACATAAAATCACTTGAAGAAAATATCACGCGCTTGGAAAAAGAATTGAAGCAAGCACATGAAAAACTTATCAATGCTTCTCGCGAAGGAAATTCGCTTACTATTTCGCAGCTCTCGAAAAAAACCAAAGAGCTGGAACTTGCTATTGAGCAACAGTTTAATGAATTAGAAAAAGTATCGAAAAATTCAGAAGGCTAGTTCAACCTTTTCTCCCTCCCCTTAATCCCCTCCCACTAGGAGGGGAAAATGAAGATGGCTTCACCACACAAAAAAACGGGCAAAGAAAGTATCTTTGCCCGTATCTTTTTGTGTTCAGCTAAACCTTAGTGAGCGTGATCGGCTTCTTCGCTGCCTTCAGAACCTTCATCCATCATACCTTCATCGCCAGCATCCATTGACTCTTCTTGCATTTGCGGAGCTGCTTGTTCTGGCATTGTTTCTTCTTGAACTGCTTTTTGTGCATCGTCTGACATCATGTTATCAGCTTTTTTTGTGCATGCTACCGTTGCAGCAAGCGTTAACACCAAACATCCTAACAAAAGATTCTTTTTCATACCTTCTCCTTAATGTAAGTTTTGTTCTTCCTTAAGAACGTGGGGAAATAAGCGTAAGCCAACAAATATGTAAAGAGCAATTTTTACTGTTCTGAACGCTTTTAAGGCGTTTTTGGCAAAACAAAATTGGCTCCAAAAAGCTGCAAAGCGCCAGCATAAACACAAAAAAGATGGCAAAATATGCTTTTCTTTTTCGTTCATTATCGTAGCACACTCTTTATGGATATTTTTCTTCCCATCATCAAGCACCTCGAGGACTTAGGGCTAGATACGGCTATCGAAAATGATTCGTTGCTGTTTCAGCACAACACGGCCTCGCTTATCATCAACGTCTTCAACAAATCGCAAGGTGATCAACTCATTTTTCAAGTTGATTTTGTGTTTACCACGCAAGAACTCAACGGCGAAAATATTATCGAATCTTTTTCGTCATGGGGTGAAACGGAAGAAGATGCACTTGCCATGGCGTGCAATTCATTTTTGAACAGTTCATTTCCATTGTTGCTCAAAACTTATCTTGGCATCGAGCACGATGGTGTTTCAGAAGAAACCATCAAGGTAAAAAGCATCAAGTGGAATTTATACATCAGCCCAGCGCTGTGCATTGGCGAGGGTTCCGAAGATTACATTTCGTATCTCTATACTTATTTACTGAGCTATCTGGAACAAAAAGAGACCAAGCTGAAAAAGCACTGGATACGCGCCTTTGTGGCCAGCACTTCACAAAAAGTAATCACAGAAGTTCTCTTCGACAACGAAAACTGGGAAGAACTTGAAGACGAACTCAAAAATGGAATGCAGCCAAACATCAATGATACATATTCAAGTGTAAGGCTAGCCGTAAGCTTAGTGCCTATTGTGCATTAGAAGATTACACCTCATCCTCAAGCAACGGGAAACTGCGGATGGTTCTGTCTGAGCTGGCGGCGAAGAGGGTTTTTCCGTCATGGAAAAAGGTGATGGCGTTTACGGAACTTTTTCCGGCCTGGTAGGTGCGCAGTGAAAACTGGGCATCAAGATGAGCAATACATCCGTTGCCAAAACCAATGGCAAGCCAGCCTTGAGGATGCCACGCAAAGCAGGAGATGCTCGAACTTTTTGCAATGCCGTGCTGCGAAAGGAGTTCGCTGAGATTTTCTTCGTATACAACACTTCCATCTTTTGCATTGAGCAATGAAAATTCTTTTCCATTATTAGCCATTCCACCAACCGCCAAATGTTTTCCATCTGGGCTTAAGCTAAATGCGTAAATGGAGAATAGTTGTGCTTCGTCATAAACTCCAAGTTGTTTTTTCCAGATAATTTTTCCTGTTGAAAGCTCAAGCGCACCAACTGTGGTTGTGGTAGCAAAATAAAGTTTTTTTCCATCACGTGAAAGTTCCAAATGTTTTGCTTCAGTCCATCCATCGTCGGCAAACGGCTTATCACAAACGATTTCCGCCAAGTTAGTTTCAAAGTTGAAACCGATGAGTGCAGGTTCGTTTTCTGCAACGGTTTCGATGAGAGGAAATGTATTAAGAAGAGCTGAGTCGGTAAAATATTTAATTTTGTGCGTTCTTGAAAAAAATTCGTCTCCAAAATGCGCATTTTTTTTGGGAGTGCATGCAATAAAACTTTTATTATCTCTCCACACAAATGGTTTTTGAAGGGGAAGAATGTGCTTACATTTCCACGAAGCCGTATCAACAACCCGCACCTCGCCAGCATAGCCTTCGTACAACTTTCCCGAGCACAGCACCTTGCTGGCATCCGGCGAAAGACAGTGCGGCGCACCTGCATGCTCCACACAAGCTTGAGCCTGAAATGTTTCGGCCGAAAGCACTTGCAGCGTTGCCACTTGGCTTACAAGCTTTGGAGAAGTGCCCAGTATAATATGGGCACCGTTAAAATGCAGCAGCGACGCGGGCTTCAGCTTGCTCTGTTCACGAAAAACAATTTTTCCTTTAGGACGCTGCGTGGGCTG from Deltaproteobacteria bacterium CG11_big_fil_rev_8_21_14_0_20_42_23 carries:
- a CDS encoding ABC transporter ATP-binding protein, with the protein product MINIQSLSKSYGAQVLFEDTSLQLSAGERVALIGRNGFGKSTLFRILLGQEQEDQGNIQIPKNYRIGHLEQHLHFTKPTLLEEACLGLREEEIHFEYKAERILFGLGFTKEDMSKSPHSFSGGFQIRLNLAKLLVSEPNLLLLDEPTNYLDIVSIRWIVPFLRSWDGELIIISHDREFLNQVCTHTALIHRQKIRKVKGGTQKLFELIATEEETYEKTRINEEKQRKHAEAFINRFRAQATKAALVQSRIKELEKMKEKEKLTDVASLSFDFRLLPLNSKKAMDINNISFAFEKTNPLISHLELQIKTGDRIAVIGKNGKGKSTLLSLIAGELKPNVGSIHPNANLEIGYFGQTNIARLDETLTVEGEVASSNAQLNRTQVRGICGMMMFSGVLAEKKVSSLSGGEKSRVLLGKIVAKPSNFLLLDEPTNHLDMESIEALTESIHRFKGTVVIVTHSEEMIRRLATKLVVFDRDKVIVFDGTYDEFLEKIGWDEGEIPAQKEKKIESEKPQIKNKKELRKLRAQEALKKKQAAEPSESNIKSLEENITRLEKELKQAHEKLINASREGNSLTISQLSKKTKELELAIEQQFNELEKVSKNSEG